Proteins encoded within one genomic window of Ailuropoda melanoleuca isolate Jingjing chromosome 16, ASM200744v2, whole genome shotgun sequence:
- the LOC100464774 gene encoding LOW QUALITY PROTEIN: olfactory receptor 5F1-like (The sequence of the model RefSeq protein was modified relative to this genomic sequence to represent the inferred CDS: deleted 1 base in 1 codon) — translation MARRNHTALTEFILLGLADTMELQIVLFLLFLVIYTLTVLGNVGMILVIRTDSRLHTPMYFFLANLSLVDVCYSSTITPKMLADLLSEKKTISVAGCFLQLYFFIALATTECILFGLMAYDRYVAICNPLLYPVVMSRTVCLKMAAGAFTAGFLNSMVNTSYVSSLPFCSSNVIHHFFCDSPPLFRLSCSNTHLNESIISTFAGVNMVGSLLVILTSYSYVLFSIFHMHSGEGRRKAFSTCASHLTAITLFYATAIYTYLRPSSSYSLIRTKWLPCSTRW, via the exons ATGGCCAGAAGGAACCACACGGCCCTGACTGAGTTCATCCTGCTGGGGTTAGCTGACACGATGGAGCTACAGATtgtcctctttctgctttttctggtGATTTACACACTTACAGTTTTGGGGAATGTTGGGATGATCCTCGTAATCAGGACTGACTCCCGACTTCACAcacccatgtatttcttcctggCGAACCTGTCCCTCGTGGATGTTTGTTACTCCTCCACCATCACCCCAAAGATGCTGGCGGACCTATTATCAGAGAAGAAAACCATCTCCGTTGCGGGCTGCTTCCTGCAACTGTACTTCTTCATCGCCTTGGCCACGACTGAATGCATCCTCTTTGGGTTAATGGCCTATGACCGGTATGTGGCCATATGCAACCCACTCCTTTACCCTGTGGTCATGTCCAGGACAGTGTGCCTCAAAATGGCAGCGGGCGCTTTTACAGCAGGGTTCTTGAACTCCATGGTTAACACAAGTTATGTGAGCAGCTTGCCATTCTGCAGTTCCAATGTCATTCATCATTTCTTCTGTGACAGCCCTCCACTTTTTAGGCTCTCATGTTCCAACACACACCTGAATGAAAGTATCATTTCCACATTTGCTGGTGTGAATATGGTGGGAAGTCTGCTGGTCATCCTCACCTCCTACTCCTATGTTCTGTTTTCTATCTTCCACATGCATTCAGGGGAGGGGAGGCGCAAAGCCTTCTCAACCTGTGCCTCTCACCTGACCGCTATAACTCTGTTCTACGCCACCGCCATCTATACCTATCTGAGACCTAGTTCCAGCTACTCTCTG ATCAGGACAAAGTGGCTTCCGTGTTCTACACGGTGGTGA
- the LOC100464272 gene encoding olfactory receptor 5T1 — MSVVPSDFGLYRIQMKNVTEVTTFILMGFTDDFKLQVFLFLLFLAIYLFTLVGNLGMVILVIGDSRLHNPMYYFLSVLSFLDACYSSAVTPKMLVNFLSEDKSISFLGCAAEMFLFITFGTTECFILAAMAYDRYEAIYNPLLYSVRMSPRVYVPLIISCYVAGILHGTLHTVATFSLSFCASNEIRHVFCDIPPLLAISCSDTHTNQLLVFYFAGSIERSTIVIVLVSYGFILLAILRMRSAEGRRKVFSTCGSHLTGVSIFHGTVLFMYVRPNSSYALDHDMIVSVFYTIVIPMLNPIIYSLRNKDVKDAVKRVFGKNWFANKVYFSH, encoded by the coding sequence atgTCAGTGGTGCCATCAGATTTCGGTTTATACAGGATTCAGATGAAAAACGTGACTGAAGTCACGACGTTTATATTGATGGGCTTCACAGATGATTTTAAGCTGCaagttttcctatttttactatttctagCCATCTATCTTTTTACTCTGGTAGGAAATTTGGGAATGGTTATATTGGTCATTGGGGATTCTCGGCTCCACAACCCCATGTACTATTTTCTGAGCGTGCTGTCATTCCTGGATGCCTGCTATTCTTCAGCCGTCACCCCAAAAATGTTAGTCAATTTCTTATCAGAGGATAAAAGCATTTCATTCCTTGGATGTGCAGCAGAGATGTTTCTCTTTATTACTTTTGGGACCACAGAATGCTTTATTTTAGCTGCCATGGCTTATGATCGCTACGAAGCAATCTACAACCCTCTCCTGTATTCCGTTAGAATGTCGCCCAGAGTCTACGTGCCACTCATCATCTCCTGCTACGTTGCTGGCATTCTTCATGGTACTTTACACACGGTGGCCACGTTCAGCCTCTCCTTCTGTGCGTCCAATGAAATTAGACATGTCTTCTGTGACATCCCTCCGCTCCTCGCCATTTCTTGTTCTGACACCCACACAAACCAGCTGCTAGTCTTCTACTTTGCCGGATCTATTGAGAGATCCACTATCGTGATAGTCCTGGTCTCTTATGGTTTCATTCTGTTGGCCATTCTGAGGATGCGTTCTGCTGAGGGGAGGCGGAAAGTCTTTTCTACGTGTGGCTCTCACCTAACGGGAGTGTCAATTTTTCACGGTACAGTTCTCTTCATGTATGTGAGACCTAATTCCAGCTACGCCTTGGATCATGATATGATAGTGTCAGTATTTTACACAATTGTGATTCCCATGCTGAATCCCATCATCTATAGTTTGAGGAACAAGGATGTGAAAGACGCAGTGAAAAGAGTATTTGGTAAAAACTGGTTTGCcaataaagtatatttttcacACTAA
- the LOC100464523 gene encoding olfactory receptor 10AG1, whose translation MESTGQNPPKGNRTTLMDFILLGFSDVPDLRGFLFGVFLIIYVIILMGNSLIIIITKVDPSLHTPMYFFLRNFSSLEICYVSVTVPRLLTDLCRQNRNISFLACATQMYFFLVFGATECLTLTAMAYDRYVAICNPLLYPLIMNTRLCNQLAACCWITGIPVHVGFTYLIFSLPFCGTNQLNHFFCDIPPVLKLACGDTFMIEMLVYAVAVLVVTIPFTLIFGSYVKIISTILKLPSATGRAKAFSTCSSHLMVVALFFGSGIMMYMRPKSSHLTGMDKFLSLFYTVVTPMFNPIIYCLRNKDVMVALKKFLTKWVVL comes from the coding sequence ATGGAATCCACAGGACAAAATCCTCCGAAAGGGAATCGCACCACATTAATGGATTTCATCCTGCTTGGCTTTTCTGATGTTCCTGACCTCCgaggatttctttttggggtattTTTGATCATCTATGTGATTATTCTGATGGGAAATAGCCTCATTATCATAATAACGAAGGTCGATCCCTCTCTCCACACtcccatgtattttttcctcAGGAACTTTTCTTCCTTAGAAATATGCTATGTGTCAGTCACTGTCCCCAGATTATTAACAGATCTCTGTagacaaaacagaaatatttcctttctggCTTGTGCTActcaaatgtatttctttctggtctttggAGCCACTGAGTGCTTAACTCTGACCGCAATGGCTTACGACAGgtatgttgccatttgcaaccccTTGCTCTACCCTCTCATCATGAACACCAGGCTGTGCAACCAATTGGCAGCTTGCTGTTGGATCACTGGGATTCCAGTACACGTAGGGTTCACCTATCTGATCTTCTCTCTACCCTTCTGTGGGACCAATCAGTTGAATCACTTTTTCTGCGACATACCTCCAGTACTGAAGCTTGCCTGTGGGGATACTTTTATGATTGAGATGTTGGTTTATGCAGTTGCTGTTCTAGTTGTCACTATTccttttacattgatttttggaTCTTATGTGAAAATAATCTCAACCATCCTGAAGCTGCCATCAGCGACTGGGCGAGCCAAGGCGTTCTCCACTTGTTCTTCACATCTCATGGTTGTGGCTTTATTCTTTGGATCAGGCATCATGATGTACATGAGACCAAAGTCCAGCCACTTAACAGGAATGGacaagtttctttctcttttttacacCGTTGTGACACCAATGTTTAACCCCATAATATATTGTCTGAGAAACAAAGATGTTATGGTGGCACTCAAAAAATTCCTAACAAAATGGGTTGTACTATGA
- the LOC100481203 gene encoding LOW QUALITY PROTEIN: olfactory receptor 5F1-like (The sequence of the model RefSeq protein was modified relative to this genomic sequence to represent the inferred CDS: deleted 1 base in 1 codon) → MARRNHTALTEFILLGLADTMELQVVLFLLFLVIYTLTVLGNVGMILVIRTDSRLHTPMYFFLANLSLVDVCYSSTITPKMLADLLSEKKTISVAGCFLQLYFFIALATTECILFGLMAYDRYVAICNPLLYPVVMSRTVCLKMAAGAFTAGFLNSMVNTSYVSSLPFCSSNVIHHFFCDSPPLFXPPLFRLSCSDTHLNESFFSTFAGVNMVGALLVILTSYSYVLFSIFRMHSREGRRKAFSTCASHLTAITLFYATAIYTYLRPSSSYSLIRTKWLPCSTRW, encoded by the exons ATGGCCAGAAGAAACCACACGGCCCTGACTGAGTTCATCCTGCTGGGGTTAGCTGACACGATGGAGCTACAGGTtgtcctctttctgctttttctggtGATTTACACACTTACAGTTTTGGGGAATGTTGGGATGATCCTCGTAATCAGGACTGACTCCCGACTTCACAcacccatgtatttcttcctggCGAACCTGTCCCTCGTGGATGTTTGTTACTCCTCCACCATCACCCCAAAGATGCTGGCGGACCTATTATCAGAGAAGAAAACCATCTCCGTTGCGGGCTGCTTCCTGCAACTGTACTTCTTCATCGCCTTGGCCACAACTGAATGCATCCTCTTTGGGTTAATGGCCTATGACCGGTATGTGGCCATATGCAACCCGCTCCTTTACCCTGTGGTCATGTCCAGGACGGTGTGCCTCAAAATGGCAGCGGGCGCTTTTACAGCAGGGTTCTTGAACTCCATGGTTAACACAAGTTATGTGAGCAGCTTGCCATTCTGCAGTTCCAATGTCATTCATCATTTCTTCTGTGACAGCCCTCCACTTTTTNCCCCCCCACTTTTTAGGCTCTCATGTTCTGACACACACCTGAATGAAAGTTTCTTTTCCACATTTGCTGGTGTGAATATGGTTGGGGCTTTGCTGGTCATCCTCACCTCCTACTCCTATGTTCTCTTTTCTATCTTCCGTATGCATTCAAGGGAGGGGAGGCGCAAAGCCTTCTCAACCTGTGCCTCTCACCTGACCGCTATAACTCTGTTCTACGCCACCGCCATCTATACCTATCTGAGACCTAGTTCCAGCTACTCTCTG ATCAGGACAAAGTGGCTTCCGTGTTCTACACGGTGGTGA